The window CCCGAGTACACCGTCACACCACTTCGCCAGATCGAACGCGACCGCCTCGCCGAGCGCCTGCGCTACCTGGCGGACTACGGCGAACGTTCGGGCGACGAGCGCGCCCGCCGCATCGCCTGAGAGCTCGCAACCCACCCGGAGCGCTCCGGGATCCCGCCGCGACGAACCGGATACATCCAGCTTCGTGGTGGCACGCTAGAGACGTCTCCGAATCCCCCACCAGGAGTCTTCCCCCATGACGAACGTCTCCGAGCGTCCGCGGTCCGCCGTCGACGCCGAACACGAATCCACGACGCGAGAGCCCGATCGGCTCGGTGCCGCCCTGCGCTACCTCGCCGCCTATCGGCCCGCGCCGGCCCCGGACGCGGCCGACGTCGCCGATGTGCGCCACCTCATGGCCGCGCCGAGCCGCTACCAGCTCGCCGCGAAGCGCGCGACGAGCTGGACGGGCGGCCTCGACCGCATCGCCTGAGCGACACGACGCCCGGCGGAATGTGCGCGTGCTCGCGTACGTTCCGCAGGGAGTCGGTGCACACTCTCAGGCGTCGACGGATCGATGGGAGATGGTGTGCGGATCGAGATCTGGGCCGATGTCGTGTGCCCCTGGTGCGGCATCATGAACGAACGACTGAATCGCGCGCTCGCCCGGTTCGGGCACGACGACGAGGTGGAGGTCGTCCACCACGCGTTCCGGCTCTCGCCGGAGTTGCCGGAGGACCACGGCTTCGCGGTGACCGAGCGCATGACCGCGAACGGACGCATGAGCGAGGCGGATGCCGTCGCGGCCTCGACGCGCATCGAGGACATCGCGCACGAGGACGGCATCGAGCGGTACCACGTCGCCGACGGCTCGACCGGGAACACGATGCGCATGCTCGAGGTGCTCGCGTTCGCGGCGTCCCGCGGCATCGATCGCGCCGCGTGGGACGCCGCGTTCCACGCGCACTTCGGAACGCGACGAGACATCTGGAACCCGGAGGCGCTCGCCGACTTCGCCGATTCGATCGGCGTCAACGGCGACGAGGCGCTCTTCGCGCTCCACACCCGCCGCTTCGCCGAGCAGATCGAGGCGGATCAGGCCAGGGCGGTCGCGCTCGGCGCGCAGGGGGTGCCGTTCGTCGTCGTCGACGGCCGGTACGGGATCTCGGGCGTCCAGTCGGTCGACACGCTCGTCGACGTGTTCGAACGCGCCCTGGCGGCCGAGGACGACATCGAGGCGGTGAGTGCATGACGAACGACGTGACGTCGCACGAGGAGGTGCCCGAGCGCGAGGGCTTCGCCCCGCTGCGGATGGTGGGCGAGCCAGCGGCAGGCATGTGCGGGCCGCTCGGCTGCATGCTCCCGCCGTCCGAGGCCATCGGTGCGGAGGAGACGGCGCGCGACACGGCGACCGGCTCCGACGGCGTGGTGCCGGACGACCCGCACGCCTGAGGCACCGTCGTTCGGCGCGCAGCCCCCTCCTCGCGGTCGCCCCGTCTCAGCCGAGACGCGGCGTGCGCGGCGGTTCCGTGCGTCGCTCGCCCGTCGCCTCGAACGCGGCGGCGAGCCGCAACAGCGCCGTGTCGTCGTAGGCGCGCCCCGCGAACGTGAGGCCGACCGGCATGCCGATGTCGTCCAGCGTGCCCATGGGCACCGTCACGGTCGGGATGCCGAGGTGCCGGACGACGAGGTTGCCGTTCGCGACCCACGTGCCGTTGCGCCACGCGAGATCGGCCGATGCCTCGTTCACGTCGGTGTCGGCGGGGCCGATGTCGGCGACCGCGGGGAACACCACCGCATCGAGTTCGAGCTCGTTCATCCACGCCTCGAGATCGAGCCGTCGCGTCTCCTCGAGCGCACGCAGGCCGTCCGGGAGTTCCGGGAACTCGAGCGGGTCGGCATCGGGGTGCGCGGCCGCCCAGGCCGGGTACTCGGCGATGTCGTCGTCGAATCCCGTGTAGCGGTCCGGCAGGGCACCCGGTGGTGGCGGGAAGATGGCCGCACCGTCGACGAGTTCGAGCCGGTCGAGCGCGGGGTCGCCGTTCGCGCGCAGGAAGTCGTCCCACGCCCACGCCGAGAGGTCGACGATCTCGTGCCGCAGGTAGGCGGGCGACACGAGCCCGCGCGTCGCGATCGTGGGCGCGCCGGGGCGATCGCCCTCGTAGTTCGAGACGGCGGGGAAGTCGACCTCGACGACCTCGGCGCCCGCGGCCTCGAGGTCGCGCCGCGCGGCCTCCCAGCGGGCGATGACGGAGGGCCGCGTCTCGATGCGGCGCCCCGTGGGCCCGCCGATCCCGGGGTGCTCCGAGGTGCCGGCGTCGGGGTCGGCGTTCACGTACATGCGCGGGACGCCGATCCGCGTGCCCGCGAGGGTGCGGACGGC is drawn from Pseudoclavibacter chungangensis and contains these coding sequences:
- a CDS encoding DsbA family oxidoreductase, with the translated sequence MRIEIWADVVCPWCGIMNERLNRALARFGHDDEVEVVHHAFRLSPELPEDHGFAVTERMTANGRMSEADAVAASTRIEDIAHEDGIERYHVADGSTGNTMRMLEVLAFAASRGIDRAAWDAAFHAHFGTRRDIWNPEALADFADSIGVNGDEALFALHTRRFAEQIEADQARAVALGAQGVPFVVVDGRYGISGVQSVDTLVDVFERALAAEDDIEAVSA
- a CDS encoding amidase, yielding MIDVVEAPIARLREALETGETTSVDLVRAYLARIAAYDAPDSPTALNALVVPNPDALAEAEAADARRAAGETLGPLDGIPYTAKDSYLVRGLTAAAGSPAFAGLVAQRDAFTIERLRHGGAICLGLTNMPPMANGGMQRGEYGRAESPYNADYLTAPFGSGSSNGSGTATAASFAAFGLGEETWSSGRGPASNNALCAYTPSRGVISVRGNWPLVPTMDVVVPHTRTMRDLFEVLDVVVADDPETRGDFWRVQPWVEIPRSSELRPDSYAALAPDDRDAAVRTLAGTRIGVPRMYVNADPDAGTSEHPGIGGPTGRRIETRPSVIARWEAARRDLEAAGAEVVEVDFPAVSNYEGDRPGAPTIATRGLVSPAYLRHEIVDLSAWAWDDFLRANGDPALDRLELVDGAAIFPPPPGALPDRYTGFDDDIAEYPAWAAAHPDADPLEFPELPDGLRALEETRRLDLEAWMNELELDAVVFPAVADIGPADTDVNEASADLAWRNGTWVANGNLVVRHLGIPTVTVPMGTLDDIGMPVGLTFAGRAYDDTALLRLAAAFEATGERRTEPPRTPRLG